The genomic interval AAACATCACTAAGTCCAAAATTTATTTTAATCTCCATTTACTTTTTTTCTTTAACCAGAATAAGTTGAAGGATGTTTGTTTACTCATTAATGATTAAATAATTGTTTGGGTAATTTTCAACAAAACTTTTTATTATAAGAGATATAATAACCCATTACGTTAATAATTGCGATTTTTTTGTTTAACAATAGCATATTACTTGCCGCCTTAAAGTTAATGTTATGCTTACCGAAATAAAAATTAAACTTCTGAACTTTCTTTATAAAATAATCTCAAAATTTTACCAAAAGCATTCTGCAGTAATTACTCTGATTTATTAGTTATTATGAATTTATAAATTTCTAACTTTTTCAAGTTGCACTTCCTTATACAGTCCAAAAATTAATAAAATTGTAAAAAAAATAGAGGCGCCAATAGTCCCTAAATTAAGACCACCTTTATCAACGGATTTTGTTAATAGGTCTCCGAATGTTGCGCCAAAAGGTCTAGTTAAAACAAACGCAAACCAAAAGAGAAAAGTTTTTGACAGTTTGGAATAAAAATGTAAAAAAATTATTATAACTAATAATATAGTAATTAATAAAGCGCTAATTAAAAAACCCAATCCTAAACTATCTGAAAGAAAGTCACCGGCAGCAGTGCCTAATGTATTGGCAATTAAAAATGCAATCCAATAATAAATTTCTGCTGAAGTAGAAGTTATATTTTCTACTGCAATTGATTTTTCTTTTTGATACCAGAGCATTAAAATAATTAATAAAAGAAATATTAAAAGTATAGAACCAAATGTGTATCCAATACCAAGTGTTCTATCAATAAAATCTGAAATTCCGGTTCCAACTATTGCTGTAGAAGTAAAAACAAGCCAGTAGGCTATTGGTTCGTATTTTTTAATTTTAATTTTGTAAGAAAGTAGAATAATAAATAATACAAGGAATATAATTATTGTTTCACCATAACCCAAATTCAGAGTCATTGAAAACATATCTGCCACAGTTTCACATAAAGTGGTTGCGGCAATTTTTATAACCCAGTAAATAAAAACAATTTGCGGAATTCTGTTTAGTAATTTTACATTATTTGCTTCGGTTGGATTATTTAAAATATTATTTTTCAAAATACGCCTCCAAAAGATCAACAGCATCTAAATTCATCTGAGCCCCAAAATTTAGCATATTCTTATTTTGGGTACTAACTGAATTTTTTAAGCCTAAAACAATGTCGCTCACTAAATCTTTTAAGGCATCATTTTTGATTCGTACTTTTACATTATCCCATAAATTTTCCGTAGTTTTTGAAATTGCTTTTATATTGTTCCAATCAATTACTTTTTGAATTAATAATGATTTAATCTTGAATCCAACATAATCGAAAAGAACTACTTCTTGTGGAATTTTCAGTTTTGTATAATCTAATTCTAAAGCTAAAATTTTGTATGAATCAACCGCTATTAATGCTATTGAAGCATAGTCTTGATTTTTTGATAATTTACTAATTTCATTTTGGTTTGCTTTTAGTTGATTAAAACTCTCGATAGTTAAAATATTGTTAATAAGATTAATTTCCTCATTTATATTTTTTATACTTTCTACAATTTTATATTTTCGCATATTTAAAGAAAAATTCTGTTAAATCCTCATATTGTGACATAAGATTATCAATTTTGTTGTTTTTATTAATACTTCTGGGGAAAATTGAATTACATATGATTATTGTTAGTATTACTGGAAACAAAAAGATTTTTAATTTCATTAAAATACTCCATAAATCATTTAAACAAATTGTTCTAAAATTAAATTAAAATATTCGTTTGTTAAATACACAATTATTTTTCATAGAGATTTATTTTTGACTTTGTATAAGAGCAAGTCAATCTATTATTCTGTCACAAAACATTGAAGGTTATTTTTTACAAAATTCTAACAAATTAGCGCGCAGCTTGTCACGATTCATTAGAAGTCAAGTTGTCCAAAGGACTCTGCCAATGGCAACCCTTGGATCAAAGAGGTTTTGTTAGTTATGCCGAATTAATTATTATAAAAACCAATCGTTAAGCCAATTCCTCCATATCCGGACCTTTCTTCTGCAAGTCCGGAAATAAATTTTAGAAGTAAGCCAATATTATCTTTGTACAAATTAAATTTAAACTCAATACCCAACTTCATCAATAGTTTAGAATCAGATTTTGTCTCTTCTAAATTATTATGCAATGTAATTCCCAATAATGGAGAAAACCAAATAAAATTACCCCTAACACTATAACGACCTAAAAGACTAAAATCCCAATAAGGTCCAAATGTGCTTCCGCCACCAACATCCAAATCCAGTATTTTATAATATTCCGTACTAATTCGTAATCCAAAATTATATTTTTTATTTATTGAAGAATAAAAATCATAATCACCGGAAATCCCAATTTCATTTATTGCTATTGCGGAAACGGCTTCAATTTGAATCCCAAAAAATTTTGAATTTTTAAGTAACTTATTTGGATTCGCAGAAGAAGTATCAGCTTGACTAAATAATTTTCCGCAAAATAAAATTATTAGAATTACTATAATGTTTTTAATTTCCATTTATTTATCGCAGTATAATGATGTTAAAATAACATGACAATCAAAATTTATGTAGACAATGCTTTAGTAAAAAAATTATTATTCATATATACATTATCAGTTAATATAAAAGATTAACTTAAGTATGATATAAACGTTGCTTTCAAGATTAGCTCTCATCTCAATTTTACCTTCATCATCTGTATAAACCATCGCTAAGCCGGATTCCGCGTATTTTAAATTTACAATTGATAATGAATTAGCTCCATTCTTCCAACTTGAACTATCTGATAACCAATCTTTCGTTTCTCCGTTTGGTCTAAAAGCTATGTAATCTGAATTTGTCAATACTCGATCAACTCTTAAAATTAAAAGTGTTTTCTTTTTTCCTACAATATGACTAACATCAAATTCTGTCCATTCTTGCGGACATAAAGAATTAAATAATTGTTCATCAACAAAATCTTTTTTGGGCTGTGTTTTAATAATACTTTCAATTAAACTTTGCTGATAAGCCAGCATTGAATCGATAGTGGTTTGTTGCTCATTGATCAATGAATCGATCAGTGATCTTTGAGCCGAGCTTAAAGAATCTAATTGACTGTTGTAAAGATTTGATAGTGAATCGATCATTTTCTGACTTTTAACAATTATTCCGGCAATTTGCTCATTTTGATTTTGAATTATCAACATTAACGAATCTAATGTTTCTTGATATTTTATTTCTTGTTCCACTTGCCGTTTTTCTAGATCATCTACTCTATCTTCTAATGGATTTTCACAACTTAAGAATAAAAATAGGACAAACGTGAAGAATATACTTTTCATTTTAACCTTCTTTTAATTGCTAATTTTTTATTTTTTTATGGAATTAAATCAGCTTAATTGCATTGTATTATATTGCTCATATTTTACTAAGTACTCCAAATTATAATAACCTCTGCATATTTTAATAAACAGAACTTCAATTTTAGAGTAGCCGCAATTAAATCCATATTTAACATTTACCTATTTATTTTGTTTATAGACATAAATATTTTTCGGCAAGCTGTTGATGGTAATTGTCAAAATATTTTTGAAGTTCTTTTGCTATAATTTCTGCTTTAATTAAGGTTGGTTCTATGTTAACATTAACAATTTTACATTCCATATCACAACATTTATCAAATGTTACTTTGCTTGGTTAAAAAGCGCAATCAGCTCTTCATAAGTTGGCTTAACTGAACTTTCTCCATAAACTTCATCTATTAAAAATTGTACATCGCTTTTATCAAAACTTTCCCACGCTCCATTTTTTTTATACTTCTGCCATAATTTAGAAGTAAATATTAACTTGTAAATATTTTGATTTGCTGGATTAAGTTTAAGAGCTTCTTGAAAATTTAATATTGATTCTTCATATTTATTTTTGCAAAATACTGTAAGCCTTTAAGAGTATGAAGTTCCTCCGCAATTATATTATTTTGATCTATTGCCTTACTTAGTACTTTATATGATTTTTCATCATCATGTATTTTGCTATAAGCGATTGCGAGATTTTTTAACGTTTCAACTGAGTTTGGATTTATTTTTAATTCAGAGTTAAAATATTCTATAGCGCGTAATAATTCGGTTTTATCCATAGTATTTGTTGATAAAATATCCTTACCCATATTTAAATAATCGACTTTTTGTTCAACGCAGCCAATTATAAAAAAAATAACTGATACAATAATTATTTTTATTCTCATATTATTTTTCTCCTATGTATTTTTGCTAAAAAAAAATTAACTTGCTGAATGTTGTCCGCAGCTTAATAGTTTTTTTGAACATTCATTTCCTAAGGAAATTTGATAAGATAAGTTTGGTATTATTTCATTTCAATATTTGAATTAAATTTTAGTAATTCTGAAATGAATATATTGAAATCCCTTAGTTCGATAAAATTTATACTTTTATTATATTTAGTAACTTCCAATCTTTCAGATAATAAAGAATATGACATAAAAAAATATTTGTTTGTCATTATTTACAAAACTTCGCCATTTAAGTTACATTAATCTCAGTTTTATAGTATTAACTTAAAATATAAATATAATATAAGAGAATATTATCTTATTGTAAATAAGTATAAATACGTACAATTTAGAATTAGATATTTTTATAAAACAAATTCCATGCAAAAGCAAATCGACTTCTACAGCAAATATTTTCGAATTACAATAAATTTATATAGATGAGATAATATTATATAAGTGAATGAAAAATATTTGGAATAATATCACATTAGATGATTCTAAAAAACATACGTCCATACCCGAAATTGGACAAGCTCAATTAATATCAGATCATGTATAAAAACCATTTATACTTACTTATCGTATACCGCGGCAATACAAGGCTATTTAAGGCGGAAACAGATTTGATAGATTAGTGAATAGCCCAAATTAAAAAATAATTTGTAATGATATAAATCCAGCGTTCATGAAAACTTCCGAAGAAAGAAATAAAAATAAAGCCAATGGAATTGAATTCAATTGTGCTGATATTACATATTAAAGTTATAAAATAAGCAAAGTTAATTTAATAATTGCAGCTTTAGTTTTTGAGTATGTCGAATACAAAAAGGCAATAAATAATATTGCAAAATATCTTAATAAAAAGGAAAATTTGCTTTACTAATTCAATTCCCAAATTCTTTAATTCCGAAAAATCACTGAGTCCTTATCATTCCTTAAAAAAAAATAGATGATCATTTTACTTACGTCGACATTAAAAAAATTGCAAATTATTACACAATGAAAAAAGTGTAACTAATAGATAAAAATGAAATTGAATTAAGATGGGGTAATAAATTTGTTAAGCTGCTATTTAAAAAACAATTTTAAAATAATTCCTCAAATTCTTATATATGATATATTTTCAACAAAAATTCTAATCTAAATTATAGTATTACATATAATACTATGATGATTATTTGTTAATTAAGTTAAACGTTTAATCTAAATAAATTGTTTACTATTAAAATAATACATTTTAATAAATAGTCTCTCACATCCAATTGGCATAAGCTGTTGAAAATATCTATTTGTATAGTTTTGTAATTAATCCAAAAATATTAAAAAATATCTTGACCGAAAGAGAAAAATAATGTAAGTTTAGTTAAACGTTTAACCGAGTGTGAAATGAGTGCGACAATAAAAAATGTAGCAGAAAAAGCTGGTGTTTCAACAGCCACAGTTTCCTTTGGTTATTCACGGCAATTCAAGAATTTCTAACCAGACAAAAAAGAAAGTTCAAAATGCGATTAAAGATTTGGATTTTCATCCATCACGCTCAGCAAGAGGATTAGTATCAAAAATTACGGGAAACATAGGATTCATTTTAACTGATGATCATTTTTTAAGAACCGAACCATTTTATACAAGAATATTTTTGGGTACTGAGTTTGAAGCACGCGATGGTGAATATTATGTTTTACTAACAACAATTAAATCAGATTTTGATGAAAATTCTCCTTTACCTCGGTACATTCTTGAAAAAAATGTAGATGGTATTATTATTGCAGGAAAAGTTCCCCAGAATCTTATTGATAGAATTTGCACATTAAAACTTCCAATTGTATTTGTTGATTTTGAGATAAGTAATAATAATTGCCCTTCCATTTTAATTGATAATTTTCAAGGCGGAGTATTGGCGGCTCAGCACTTAATTCAGTTGGGACATAAAATATCGGTTTTATTGGCGGTGATATTATGCACCCAAGTATTAGGGGAAGGTTGAATGGTTACAAACATGCACTTGAAAAAGCTAATTTAAAAATTAAAAACAATTTAATTGTTATTGATGCTGCTTATCCCGATAGACAATACGGATACAGGTCGGTACAAAAGTTACTGAAGCAAAATGAAAATGTGACTGCAATCTTTGCTTGTAATGACGCAATGGCTATTGGAGCTATGCATTTTTTGAAAGAAAATAATTATAAAATTCTGAAGATATTTCAATAATAGGATTTGATGATGTTGAAGCGGATCTATTACTTGATCCTCCGTTAACAACAATTAGGGTACCAAAAGTTGAATTAGGCGCTGAAGCGCTTAGAGTAATTATTGAACTTATAAAGAACAAATCCAATGCAAAAAAAATTCTTGTTCCTGTTGAATTAATAATTAGAAAGTCAACGAAACAATTAGAAAAATAATAAATGAAAGCTGCAGTTTTAAAGAATATTCAAAATATAGATATTGAAGATTATTCAATTCGTAAATTGAACTCCAATGAAGTTTTAATTCACGTAACAAATTGCGGAATTTGCGGCACGGATAAACATATTTTTGAAGGTACGGCACCTTCGGCAAAATCTGTAATATTAGGACATGAATATTCTGGCATTATTGTAGACAACAATAATAATCTTCAATTCAAACATGGGGATAAAGTTGTAGTTGATCCTAATATAATATGCGGTACATGTACATTTTGTAAAAAGGGTAAAATTAATTTATGTACCCATCTTAAAGCTTTAGGTGTTACTTTAAATGGCGGTTTTGCAGAATATTCTATTGTTCCCACTTCTCAATTATATACTTTACCAAATGAATTTGACTTAAGCACCGCTGCTTTTGCGGAACCACTTTCATGTTGTCTTCATGGAATTAATCAACTAAACAATATATTAGGTGAAAATGCAGTCGTAATAGGCGGAGGATCAATTGGATTGCTGTTTATTCAATTAGCTAAGCTGGCAGGTGCTTCAAATGTATTTTTAATTGAGCCGGTAGAATTTAAAAGAAATTTGGGTCTTCAGTTAGGAGCAGATTATGTATTCAATCCGAAAGCTGAACATTTCTTAGAAAATTTTTATGATGCGACAAAAAAAGATGTTGGTGTTATTATTGAATGTGTAGGGAGTAAGGAAACGGTAGAACTTTCAATCAATTTGGCTGGTAAAGGAACAAAAATAGTCATATTCGGATTAGCCCCCAAAAATCATGATGTACAATTAAATCTTCAGAAATTATTTCAAAATGAAATTAAAATTTTTAATTCTCTTTTAAACCCTAATACGTTTCAACAAGCGGTTCATTTATTGGTAAATAATAAAATAAAGGTTGACAAATTAGTAAATGAGTTTATTTCTTTAAATCAACTTCAAAATGTTTTAGGAAATTTTTCAAATTCTCGGATAATTAAGTATCAATATAAAAATAATATCAAGGAGGCAGTATGAGTAGATTTACGCGCTTAAAAAAGTGGTGTATAATTAATTTATCTATACTTTTTTTGATAAATGGCATTCCAATTAATGCGCAAAGCGGCATTAACAATATAGGCAGTTTTGAACAGGAATTACCGTCATATTGGACCAAAGGCAAAGAACCGGGCGGATCAACATTAACCTGGTCAAATGACGAGTATATATCAATGGGCAGAAGCTTGAAGATACAAAAGAACAGTACGGGTGAAGCAGCAATGTGGGAAAGTGAAAATATGGCTGATCTATGGTCGGAACATCATTTTAAGGATGTAGATATAAAGATGGGAGTATCGTATAAGACAAGCGGAGTAAATACAAACCCAGGCAATGAAGATTCGAAATGGTATGTAAGTTATAGTTTTTACAGAGAAGACGGAGGACTGATAGGCGAGAAGAAGTTTGAACTAGATCAAAGTGTATCAAGTACAAGCGGATGGGTAGAGGATACGACTGAAGTAGGCGAGATAATCTTGCCTGAAGATAGTTACAAGACAATAATAAGGTTTGTAGGCGGAAAAGATGCTGTAGGCACGGTATGGACAGATAATTATGTATTTGTAGGCAGAGGAGGCTGGGCAGGACAAAACTGGAACACGGAATTGGGCGTACCGACGGGATGGTTTTACTGGTTACCACCGGTTGGAGGCAATGACGGAAAGTTAAGCGACGGATATGAAAGAACAGTAGTAACAGAAGAAGAGTCGTATTATGGAAAGAAATCATTAAAGTTTGACATGCTGCCGGGAACGCATGACGGATTTGTAGGAACAAGAAAATACGCTATAGACGGAAGCGCTTTGGGTAAAGCTGTTAGTAATGGAGGAAGTAAAGACATAAGTGAATTAAGCGGCGTAGTTCCGGGCGATGTACTTAGAGTAAGCGTTTGGATAAAGGGAAAAGACTTGAAACCGGATTCAGCCTCAGCGGTAGGCGATCAATGGAGTGTAGCATTAACCCCAATATTCCATAATACAGTAGGCAATAATTCAGGGTGGGGAGAATTCTGGTCAAGTGACATAGCGTTAGCCTTCCCGAAAGTAACTGAATTTGACTGGACACAATTTTATATAGACGTAACAGTTCCCGAAGGATCGAAAGCGTTTTCATTGAGATTACATCCATTGGGAAGATTCCAAGGAACGGTATACTTTGACGGATTGACCGTAGAAAAATTAGATCTGCCGAAAATAAGTGAGATAGGCAGCTTTGAACAGGAATTACCGTCATATTGGACCAAAGGCAAAGAACCGGGCGGATCAACATTAACCTGGTCAAATGACGAGTATATATCAATGGGCAGAAGCTTGAAGATACAAAAGAACAGTACGGGTGAAGCAGCAATGTGGGAAAGTGAAAATATGGCTGATCTATGGTCGGAACATCATTTTAAGGATGTAGATATAAAGATGGGAGTATCGTATAAGACAA from Ignavibacteriota bacterium carries:
- a CDS encoding LacI family DNA-binding transcriptional regulator translates to MSATIKNVAEKAGVSTATVSFGYSRQFKNF
- a CDS encoding zinc-dependent alcohol dehydrogenase family protein; amino-acid sequence: MKAAVLKNIQNIDIEDYSIRKLNSNEVLIHVTNCGICGTDKHIFEGTAPSAKSVILGHEYSGIIVDNNNNLQFKHGDKVVVDPNIICGTCTFCKKGKINLCTHLKALGVTLNGGFAEYSIVPTSQLYTLPNEFDLSTAAFAEPLSCCLHGINQLNNILGENAVVIGGGSIGLLFIQLAKLAGASNVFLIEPVEFKRNLGLQLGADYVFNPKAEHFLENFYDATKKDVGVIIECVGSKETVELSINLAGKGTKIVIFGLAPKNHDVQLNLQKLFQNEIKIFNSLLNPNTFQQAVHLLVNNKIKVDKLVNEFISLNQLQNVLGNFSNSRIIKYQYKNNIKEAV
- a CDS encoding substrate-binding domain-containing protein; translation: MSIIGFDDVEADLLLDPPLTTIRVPKVELGAEALRVIIELIKNKSNAKKILVPVELIIRKSTKQLEK
- a CDS encoding LacI family DNA-binding transcriptional regulator yields the protein MVIHGNSRISNQTKKKVQNAIKDLDFHPSRSARGLVSKITGNIGFILTDDHFLRTEPFYTRIFLGTEFEARDGEYYVLLTTIKSDFDENSPLPRYILEKNVDGIIIAGKVPQNLIDRICTLKLPIVFVDFEISNNNCPSILIDNFQGGVLAAQHLIQLGHKISVLLAVILCTQVLGEG
- a CDS encoding substrate-binding domain-containing protein yields the protein MHPSIRGRLNGYKHALEKANLKIKNNLIVIDAAYPDRQYGYRSVQKLLKQNENVTAIFACNDAMAIGAMHFLKENNYKILKIFQ